The bacterium sequence GAAGGCGGCATCCTCGAGCACATCACTCGGACGCTGAAGGTCAACTGCTTGCCGACGGCGATCCCCCAATTCCTCGAGGCCGACGTCTCCAACTTGAACATCGGCGACAGCCTCCACCTTCATGACATCAAGCTCCCGCAGGGCATCGAGGTCGCGCCCGGCTCCGACGAGACGATCGCCGCGGTCGTGGCGCCGGTCGAAGAGGTCGTGGAGACCCCGGCGACCGAAGTCGTCCAGCCCGAGGTCCTGACCGCCAAGAAGCCGGCCGAAGGCGAGGGCGAGGCCGCGGCCGGAGCTCCCAAGAAGGAAGAGAAGAAGGAAAAGAAGTAAGCCGCCATGCCGAAGCTCCTGGTCGGACTCGGAAATCCCGGCAAAGAGTACGAGAAAACCCGGCACAACGTCGGGTTTTTTCTCGTCGAGCGCTTGGCCGACCGTTGGGGCATGGACTTCGGCCGAAAGAAATTCGACGGCCTTTACGCCGAAGGCCTGGTCGAGGGCGAGAAGGTCCTCCTGGTCAAGCCCCAGACTTACATGAACTTGAGCGGCCAATGCGTCGGCCCTTGGTTCCATTTCCTCAAGCTCGAAGGCGGGGACCTTATGGTCATCCACGACGAGCTCGACCTGCCATTGGGCCGGATGAAGGCCCAAAGGGCGGCCAGCGCCGCCGGCCAAAAGGGGGTGGCCTCGATCATCGAGGCGATTGGGCATC is a genomic window containing:
- the pth gene encoding aminoacyl-tRNA hydrolase is translated as MPKLLVGLGNPGKEYEKTRHNVGFFLVERLADRWGMDFGRKKFDGLYAEGLVEGEKVLLVKPQTYMNLSGQCVGPWFHFLKLEGGDLMVIHDELDLPLGRMKAQRAASAAGQKGVASIIEAIGHHDFCRLRVGIGRPQAQGKGADHVLAAFRGEEKRIFEEEVLPLALEGAETFVKSGLDAAMRIVNRRQPG